In Drosophila yakuba strain Tai18E2 chromosome 2R, Prin_Dyak_Tai18E2_2.1, whole genome shotgun sequence, a single genomic region encodes these proteins:
- the LOC6531780 gene encoding uncharacterized protein LOC6531780 isoform X1 yields MFSGILPMMQHTRRATVPLSGVSESISGSIKSSNCRMQLLSRTGILLLDYKQYKAARTVQQNWRKFHFRKCFKDLRAAAITIQRWWRGFSVRNNYLRLVENMLQQRVLDHHHRSATKIQALFRGWKSRRTIHDHSKLLRKQVCAAEDLLNCVAFKLHHLLRTFAIPGVYSLKNSNCLSRIEKLLASLHFRFHNGRVKSQLTKDLDDRSRATETFRKSNKFSKVPFEGARYWSQCKPKCDAALKMSKNIDRRMYRIIEIYDASQREAHTALVEKNRVYRKQKGLMKNVKKAAEKSKRDFCGDVIASMRRWKILVDNDLSVGKNIFKNPENLERFITEISQYANEFENCTCYCRIPVFTEIYCG; encoded by the exons ATGTTTTCAGGAATACTACCCATGATGCAGCATACGCGAAGGGCCACGGTGCCACTAAGTGGCGTCTCCGAGTCCATTAGTGGATCGATTAAATCATCCAATTGCAGAATGCAACTCCTTTCGCG CACCGGAATTCTTCTACTGGACTACAAGCAATACAAAGCAGCACGAACTGTCCAACAAAACTGGCGAAAATTCCACTTTCGAAAGTGTTTCAAGGACTTGAGAGCGGCGGCCATCACGATTCAACGCTGGTGGCGCGGATTCTCGGTGAGAAACAACTACTTGAGGTTGGTGGAGAACATGCTGCAGCAGCGGGTCCTGGATCACCACCACCGGTCGGCCACCAAGATTCAGGCCCTATTCCGAGGATGGAAGAGCCGCCGCACCATTCACGACCACAGCAAATTGCTCAGGAAACAGGTGTGCGCCGCCGAGGATCTGCTCAACTGCGTGGCCTTCAAGTTGCATCACCTGCTCCGCACCTTTGCGATTCCGGGCGTATATTCGCTTAAGAACTCAAA CTGCTTGTCGCGCATAGAGAAGCTGCTGGCCAGCTTGCACTTCCGGTTTCACAACGGAAGGGTAAAGTCGCAGCTGACAAAAGATTTGGACGATCGAAGCAGGGCTACGGAAACTTTCAGGAAGAGCAACAAGTTCAGCAAAGTCCCTTTCGAAGGAGCACGCTATTGGAGCCAATGCAAACCGAAGTGCGATGCCGCCTTGAAAATGTCCAAGAATATTGACAGGCGCATGTACAGGATCATCGAGATATACGATGCCTCTCAGCGAGAGGCTCATACGGCGTTGGTCGAAAAGAATAGAGTGTACA GAAAGCAAAAGGGGCTCATGAAGAACGTGAAGAAGGCGGCTGAGAAGAGTAAACGCGACTTCTGCGGCGATGTCATTGCCAGCATGAGACGCTGGAAAATCCTGGTGGACAACGATCTCAGTGTGGGCAAGAACATATTTAAAAACCCGGAAAATCTAGAGAGGTTCATTACCGAAATATCACAATACGCAAATGAGTTCGAAAACTGCACCTGCTATTGCCGCATTCCCGTATTTACAGAAATCTATTGTGGCTAA
- the LOC6531781 gene encoding kinesin-like protein Klp59C, whose amino-acid sequence MDRIQIGEQLFFQRSDGRVHPVVCTAKNLEHDSITGEWTEGTVVKGKEVPLSTLIGINRHIFAENQSPPAKPPNSMLPRPRALSPPGAPLSLRKSHTGNPYTERIRVPDCRSKIATRKTDPALAGNREQARSHTPRVATCRPTRDASPTQGRSKAQLGHKGSNNNSSQRCSSVVREVNRMKEEREKRRARQVEQLQEKDAMRRKDPNNPNWEVSLMLRQYRSTLNFSPLRCLDPNGATVQQITVCVRKRPMSRREENTKNLDIISVPSADTLIVHEMRLKVDLTKFLEHHKFRFDYTFDEECSNALVYDHTARPLIRTMFEGGNATCFAYGQTGSGKTHTMGGEFFGKIQDCGTGIYAMAARDVFEEVSRPEYQEMGAKITCSFFEIYGTKVFDLLLPNKPLLRVLEDGRQQVVVVGLTEMPVTKVEDVLRLIEHGSKERTSGQTSANAKSSRSHAVFQIALHMPDSWGPYGKCSFVDLAGNERGADTQSADRQTRIEGAEINKSLLALKECIRALSRQSSHLPFRGSKLTQVLRDSFVGGKKNKTCMIAMISPSMSCVEHTLNTLRYADRVKELIAKEEDILQSASGDGEKSPDLDDESEPEMLGDEEVDEEQEDEENPHITISSEEASSCTQPNISFDMNFNHTINMPVEFREVAEQHGLLVEYLEDYARNFRELETEKELEQYTRNSESLLLELLAMVSRTRDLTLNYNTQKLMKKGNPDAYKQDEQDEQDDSE is encoded by the coding sequence atggATCGCATTCAGATCGGCGAGCAGCTGTTCTTCCAGCGGAGTGACGGTCGAGTGCATCCGGTTGTGTGCACTGCCAAGAATCTGGAGCATGATTCCATAACGGGCGAGTGGACCGAGGGCACAGTGGTCAAGGGTAAGGAGGTGCCATTAAGCACACTGATTGGCATCAACCGTCACATATTCGCGGAGAATCAATCGCCGCCAGCCAAGCCACCGAACTCCATGCTGCCAAGGCCGAGGGCCCTGAGTCCGCCCGGAGCACCTTTGTCCCTACGCAAGTCCCACACTGGAAATCCGTATACAGAACGCATACGAGTGCCAGACTGTCGCAGTAAAATTGCCACAAGAAAGACGGATCCTGCTCTTGCGGGAAATCGTGAGCAGGCCAGATCACACACCCCTCGGGTGGCCACCTGTAGGCCGACCCGGGATGCCAGCCCCACCCAAGGTCGCAGCAAGGCGCAGCTTGGCCACAagggcagcaacaacaacagcagccaacGCTGTTCCAGTGTCGTGAGGGAGGTGAATCGCATGAAGGAGGAGCGGGAGAAGCGCAGGGCGCGCCaggtggagcagctgcaggagaAGGATGCAATGCGTCGCAAGGATCCGAACAATCCCAACTGGGAGGTGTCGCTGATGCTGCGCCAATACCGCTCAACCTTGAACTTTTCCCCACTTCGATGCCTGGATCCCAATGGTGCTACTGTTCAGCAAATTAcggtgtgtgtgcgtaaaCGACCGATGAGCCGGCGGGAGGAGAACACCAAGAACCTGGACATCATCTCAGTGCCCAGTGCCGACACCCTGATCGTTCACGAGATGCGCCTCAAGGTGGATCTCACCAAGTTCCTGGAGCACCACAAGTTCCGTTTCGACTACACCTTCGACGAGGAGTGCTCCAATGCGCTGGTCTACGATCACACTGCTCGTCCCCTGATCAGAACCATGTTCGAGGGCGGCAATGCCACGTGTTTTGCTTACGGACAAACTGGCAGCGGCAAAACGCACACCATGGGCGGCGAATTCTTCGGAAAGATTCAGGATTGCGGCACCGGCATCTATGCCATGGCAGCCCGCGATGTCTTCGAGGAGGTATCCCGGCCGGAGTACCAGGAAATGGGTGCCAAGATAACGTGCAGCTTCTTCGAGATCTACGGCACCAAGGTGTTCGATCTCTTGCTGCCCAACAAGCCGCTGCTGCGCGTCCTGGAGGATGGCAGGCAGCAGGTCGTGGTGGTGGGCCTAACGGAGATGCCGGTGACCAAAGTGGAGGATGTCCTGCGACTGATTGAGCACGGCAGCAAGGAGCGCACCTCCGGCCAGACCTCGGCGAATGCCAAGTCATCGCGTTCCCATGCCGTCTTCCAAATAGCACTGCACATGCCCGACTCCTGGGGCCCCTACGGCAAGTGCTCCTTTGTGGACTTGGCGGGCAATGAACGTGGGGCGGATACGCAATCCGCCGATCGCCAAACTCGCATTGAGGGTGCCGAGATCAACAAATCCCTGCTGGCCCTCAAGGAGTGCATTCGAGCGCTCAGCCGGCAGTCGAGCCACCTGCCCTTCCGTGGCTCCAAGTTGACCCAAGTGCTGCGCGACTCCTTCGTCGGCGGCAAGAAGAACAAGACCTGCATGATTGCCATGATATCGCCATCCATGAGCTGCGTGGAGCACACACTCAACACGCTGCGTTACGCAGACAGAGTTAAGGAGCTCATAGCCAAGGAAGAAGACATCTTGCAGTCCGCAAGCGGGGATGGGGAGAAGTCGCCAGATCTCGACGACGAATCCGAGCCAGAAATGCTGGGCGACGAGGAGGTCGACGAAGagcaggaggatgaggagAATCCGCATATAACCATATCCTCCGAGGAGGCAAGCTCCTGCACTCAACCGAACATCAGTTTCGACATGAACTTCAACCACACCATCAACATGCCCGTCGAGTTTCGAGAAGTGGCTGAGCAGCATGGACTTTTGGTAGAGTATCTAGAGGACTACGCTCGCAATTTCCGGGAACTGGAAACGGAAAAGGAACTGGAGCAATACACGCGAAATTCCGAAAGTTTGCTACTGGAACTGCTGGCCATGGTGAGCCGTACACGGGATCTAACGCTCAATTACAACACTCAGAAGTTAATGAAGAAAGGTAACCCGGATGCATATAAGCAGGACGAGcaggacgaacaggacgatTCCGAATAG
- the LOC6531779 gene encoding uncharacterized protein LOC6531779: MTDPINTNFDESGAPPIGGDTMNKRLDCEHLDQMTDNWTDYQRPSFATALLRFFGNVFVDIFNAIFG; the protein is encoded by the exons ATGACGGATCCGATTAACACCAACTTCGATGAGAGTGGAGCTCCTCCCATCGGAGGCGATACAATGAACAAGCGGCTGGATTGCGAGCATTTAG aTCAGATGACGGATAATTGGACCGATTATCAAAGACCCTCGTTTGCCACCGCACTTCTGCGATTTTTCGGCAACGTATTTG TCGACATATTTAATGCGATTTTTGGCTGA
- the LOC6531780 gene encoding uncharacterized protein LOC6531780 isoform X2, with the protein MLQQRVLDHHHRSATKIQALFRGWKSRRTIHDHSKLLRKQVCAAEDLLNCVAFKLHHLLRTFAIPGVYSLKNSNCLSRIEKLLASLHFRFHNGRVKSQLTKDLDDRSRATETFRKSNKFSKVPFEGARYWSQCKPKCDAALKMSKNIDRRMYRIIEIYDASQREAHTALVEKNRVYRKQKGLMKNVKKAAEKSKRDFCGDVIASMRRWKILVDNDLSVGKNIFKNPENLERFITEISQYANEFENCTCYCRIPVFTEIYCG; encoded by the exons ATGCTGCAGCAGCGGGTCCTGGATCACCACCACCGGTCGGCCACCAAGATTCAGGCCCTATTCCGAGGATGGAAGAGCCGCCGCACCATTCACGACCACAGCAAATTGCTCAGGAAACAGGTGTGCGCCGCCGAGGATCTGCTCAACTGCGTGGCCTTCAAGTTGCATCACCTGCTCCGCACCTTTGCGATTCCGGGCGTATATTCGCTTAAGAACTCAAA CTGCTTGTCGCGCATAGAGAAGCTGCTGGCCAGCTTGCACTTCCGGTTTCACAACGGAAGGGTAAAGTCGCAGCTGACAAAAGATTTGGACGATCGAAGCAGGGCTACGGAAACTTTCAGGAAGAGCAACAAGTTCAGCAAAGTCCCTTTCGAAGGAGCACGCTATTGGAGCCAATGCAAACCGAAGTGCGATGCCGCCTTGAAAATGTCCAAGAATATTGACAGGCGCATGTACAGGATCATCGAGATATACGATGCCTCTCAGCGAGAGGCTCATACGGCGTTGGTCGAAAAGAATAGAGTGTACA GAAAGCAAAAGGGGCTCATGAAGAACGTGAAGAAGGCGGCTGAGAAGAGTAAACGCGACTTCTGCGGCGATGTCATTGCCAGCATGAGACGCTGGAAAATCCTGGTGGACAACGATCTCAGTGTGGGCAAGAACATATTTAAAAACCCGGAAAATCTAGAGAGGTTCATTACCGAAATATCACAATACGCAAATGAGTTCGAAAACTGCACCTGCTATTGCCGCATTCCCGTATTTACAGAAATCTATTGTGGCTAA